The Acidobacteriota bacterium genomic sequence GCCACGACAGACCGGCGAGACCCACCGCCACGAGCGGCGCGAGCATGGGGAAGAGCCATCGGCCCTGAACCGCGTCGGCGGCGTCCCACAGCAACTGCCTCGACGGGGCCAGCATCAGCAGCGCGAGGCACCCCGCCGCGATCACCACGCCCTGCACGCGCGTGGTCGTGAGCGTCGCGGCTGGTTGCCACGCGGACCCGGCAACGAACCATGCGGCCGCCCCGGCGAGCGCAGCGGCGCACACGATGGCGAGCGCCACGAGCACGTGCGAGGGCAGGCCGATCGGCGTCGCCCCGAAGTTGCCGAGCTCGCCCCAGAACGACTGGAAGTAGTCGGGTGCCTGCCGGACCGTCGTCACCACCAGGTCGCGTGCGAAGGCGAACGGTGCCCCGACGAGCTGCTCTCGCGCGGCGGGCGAGAAGTAGAAGGTGGCGAGGCTCGCGCGCAGGGCCGGTACCGCGAAGGCAAGGGCGCCGACGAGCGGGCCGGCGAAGAGCGCGCCGTCGGCCGGTCGCAGGCGGTGCCCGCGCCAGACGAGCCAGGCGCGGCCGGGCAGCGCGACCGCGACGCTGGCCACGAGCGCGTAGGCCGTGTCCTTCGTGGCGATGGCGAGCGTCAATGTCGCGTAGAGCAGCGCAACCTCCCACCAGGCTGCGCGGCCGGCGACTGCCCGCAGCAGCAGGAGGACGCTCGCCGCCGAGGCCGCGTTGGCCCAGGTATCGGGTGTGATGCCCGACCCGGTGGCGACGAACACCGGGTGGAGCGCCATGACGAGCGGCGTGCCCCATGTCACGAGCGGGTTCGTGGGGCACAGCTCTCTGGCCACCAGGTGACCCATCCACACCGTGATGACGAGCGCGAGGCAGCCCCAGAGACGCAGCAGCACGAGCGCGCTCGCGGGGTCGGCCCTGGCGGCGACGATACCGTAAGCCGTTCCGGCCATACGGCCGTACAGCGGCTTCGCGCCCACCCACTCGTCGATGGGGCCGGGCGAGCCTCCCACGAGCCGCGCCACCTCGCCGGGCGTGGCTGCCTGGCGGACCGCGTGGGCCTGGGCGACGGCGAAGTACACCATCTCGTCCGACACCTGGAACATCGGGCGGACGAACGCGGTGCCCATGGCGTGCGACAGCGTGATGGCGAGCAGGAGGGCGAGCAGGACCCCGGACCCCGCGCGGCTCGTCGTGTTCATGGCTTCCTGGCGACGGCCACGAGGCCGAGGCCCGGCCAGGGCAGCAGCGGGTCGAGCCGGCGGGCGACGGGCGCGAGCACGTTGAAGACCTTCAGTTGTGCGCGCCC encodes the following:
- a CDS encoding DUF2142 domain-containing protein: MNTTSRAGSGVLLALLLAITLSHAMGTAFVRPMFQVSDEMVYFAVAQAHAVRQAATPGEVARLVGGSPGPIDEWVGAKPLYGRMAGTAYGIVAARADPASALVLLRLWGCLALVITVWMGHLVARELCPTNPLVTWGTPLVMALHPVFVATGSGITPDTWANAASAASVLLLLRAVAGRAAWWEVALLYATLTLAIATKDTAYALVASVAVALPGRAWLVWRGHRLRPADGALFAGPLVGALAFAVPALRASLATFYFSPAAREQLVGAPFAFARDLVVTTVRQAPDYFQSFWGELGNFGATPIGLPSHVLVALAIVCAAALAGAAAWFVAGSAWQPAATLTTTRVQGVVIAAGCLALLMLAPSRQLLWDAADAVQGRWLFPMLAPLVAVGLAGLSWPMRQPVRLLPLVSLLAATLALGALLGGLLPAYYASFPTTYRPEHLFLAGSYGSGLDMARILPFFERPAWLRDPWVAWSPIAGLVVALAAWLRLVYRTATAPPSGDGDLAAYALRRDVTRLPR